The following coding sequences are from one Pseudonocardia sp. EC080619-01 window:
- a CDS encoding alpha/beta fold hydrolase gives MAEVLHRRLDVAGHRVFVRQSGPDDAPVVLLLHGFPTSSRMYRALIPALGERYRVIAPDHIGFGHSDAPDAGSFDYTFDALTDVTEALLDELGVERFTVVVQDYGAPIAWRLALRRPAAATAVISQNGNAYDDGFVPGFWAPVWAYADAPGPGTEPAVRAALDEPAIRWQYLHGVDRPELVDPDCWTIDAASMARPGSAAAQLSLFRDYATNPPLYPELHAWFRESQVPLLAVWGENDEIFGPDGARAFARDLPGAEIHLVPGGGHFLIESHPQTVLGLVEDFLARVSAREPART, from the coding sequence ATGGCCGAGGTGCTGCACCGCCGTCTCGACGTGGCCGGTCACCGGGTGTTCGTCCGGCAGTCCGGACCGGACGACGCGCCCGTCGTCCTGCTGCTGCACGGCTTCCCGACCAGCTCCCGGATGTACCGCGCGCTGATCCCGGCGCTCGGCGAGCGCTACCGCGTGATCGCGCCCGACCACATCGGGTTCGGCCACTCCGACGCCCCCGACGCCGGCTCGTTCGACTACACCTTCGACGCGCTCACCGACGTGACGGAGGCGCTGCTCGACGAGCTGGGCGTGGAGCGGTTCACGGTCGTCGTGCAGGACTACGGCGCCCCGATCGCCTGGCGCCTCGCGCTGCGGCGGCCGGCGGCGGCCACCGCCGTGATCAGCCAGAACGGCAACGCCTACGACGACGGCTTCGTCCCCGGCTTCTGGGCGCCGGTGTGGGCCTACGCCGACGCGCCCGGTCCCGGCACCGAACCGGCGGTGCGCGCCGCGCTGGACGAGCCGGCGATCCGGTGGCAGTACCTGCACGGCGTGGACCGGCCGGAGCTCGTCGACCCCGACTGCTGGACGATCGACGCCGCCTCGATGGCCCGCCCCGGCTCGGCGGCGGCCCAGCTCAGCCTGTTCCGCGACTACGCGACGAACCCGCCGCTCTACCCGGAGCTGCACGCCTGGTTCCGCGAGTCCCAGGTCCCGCTGCTGGCGGTGTGGGGGGAGAACGACGAGATCTTCGGCCCGGACGGGGCGCGGGCGTTCGCCCGGGACCTCCCCGGCGCCGAGATCCACCTCGTCCCCGGCGGCGGCCACTTCCTGATCGAGAGCCACCCGCAGACCGTGCTGGGGCTCGTGGAGGACTTCCTCGCACGGGTGTCCGCCCGTGAGCCCGCCCGGACCTGA